One genomic segment of Plasmodium vivax chromosome 9, whole genome shotgun sequence includes these proteins:
- a CDS encoding hypothetical protein, conserved (encoded by transcript PVX_092760A) codes for MSDSSNWTNGIEGERGQGDMKDADRDVPIGDPSYECRMEGLQTSGGYSEDTNLGEAPSLFMQASQQGSARESTHSNVSLGKERLLCEQANPNSDIRLEGRDSFVNTLASAAFSGMEDPPQSVERGGDQANGLSNGLSNGPSKGPSNGPSNGPPNGPPNDQPSDCQNGLMIDRPGEAAPPEEGQQTAELNRSNFHDGQKEELGGQTSSHPSIEEEKADEHADEHAKWSLQEEHSKIKKGTTQLELSQNDPSERSHSSDVNDYTILGQREREAAVEVDCAWNVPVEGETFLGESPHGDYCEGDKTNLPPLQEEPNELISSGKQYEHVQVNTCSSDSKETHGEGEEVRSLCKENSNDGFANKLTSVSPEEENKKKENFNIEEKQNEKCKNDDEGLEKGNGPRVSATPDGAINSAGLGTDASSSDDSMGSSERAANQIEMDGQTGVLHERTQNEGQKKRDITEVGDDSHLSNAKKKINFSSPDNNTLTCDPQGGGNDDAVELGGSKMSIAPRGALGVDAAQADVEELYTPNVNACASTLTSELVAAQGVEDIPREEATAGRETPNEALQPCGIAQPSGIAQPCGVENPCGVAHPRSIAPPNGAVHANTPPNAGTTFNAPENACEKMQDLERLENPDTVPTLVNPQMDPIPPEVHAGSEIAPSNEVAQADAPPTKLPCTPFYVRDAEMELPRGETNGKDGEDETNVGGSASGKNLSGHTIANNLEKENSAQRQVGVEGELAIEGEIAIGGEITAKGEITAKGEIAAKGEIAAKGEIAAKGEITAETLKNEKNPNWGKNQKSEKIASSEKSVKGQKGTPRVQAAQSTQTALTAHAPSAAVGSPPVRSGMSFDEVPPKNPSQSPNPKQIQRQNSKQLQRQNSKQLLKQNSKQFPSQLSSQLPSQLPSQLPPQHAERYPSDHQQFAMDQGTNSFSPNHRSSVEHVGGNNLQKDSPLENLKNGATINDHVDMRTLGLEPQGEELKGHLSYGTNGIIGGDLPRGNHVTSLKAAGVAGPHHSGNSPNSANGGTSRRSGSGGSGGSGGSGGSGGSGGSGGSCVSAANFINGEQLESYLSEQMRGGNPVHRELPMDSIPKQIIKKKVSEDTTIQENENDHLEYKNSEMVMRKISQDTIVNDVMDDSNMPLERNKEMLFKKMTQETSISSIHKPSVGHVNNDRLVKNISLDTTISCMHSENVGGVGKDLILHKLSEHEAAGELLGGVSGMNRVDLVSGMDDVDGMHHADGRNGVHHSDGRSGMHHSDGRSGMHHADGRAALHHVDDSNEESTRDDLYHHHPQQQQTQQQTQQQRALHSPQSQMNDRNFKEEMNLQSLMGFQDHQSLINCAQNDSLGNHCEIRAAYNNGMNSHPMHVNGKEAEMSSNVDFTDDKYSQWFDTIYTVCVKLDDLCCKLNSDYPHSMHIWESNGNPSVYDLKSAFQNSSSLKIFSHSRQMDKVAGGVPTGITAGVSTGIAATVPPSLYNDLNSSDSSANSNYRYAVTHVGSHNEGAVKKHDPFAQENFENGLSAHVKNNCKEVGRMYGMNSVNGVNSNAQYVKDLASVYSSACDDHLKRIQTKNEHAKAGRKTPHEYALHREMYNHGNSNNALQDGSALLYEREKNGLKTDIAALPSGALSKDALELLHAYGRADPRVNDRFKAELYNAPPQYGTHGDGTDGVNHSNNCGHRGAAPFSSGIPTVLSNHSVDTHPRNGDALSMAKNTNARGLMQYVKNEKDGYNDPFSDPFNDPFNDPLNDPFNDPFKNANGATENPTKRKKGGKKNTTNSGKSVEKKSIKKYGTVNRTNTKIIKNESEFEYLLELSDKEGPNLENPDDLKCDVAGVYWDKRSWIASWYDNGKRYYKSFSAKTHGFYKSKFWAIKVRLSKVKGQTIFGKNCRKNKDAEGSNSVHNNLTFNSSIVSENNNVPIGNV; via the coding sequence ATGAGTGACTCATCTAATTGGACCAATGGCATAGAAGGGGAGAGAGGCCAAGGAGATATGAAGGACGCTGACAGGGATGTACCAATTGGAGACCCTTCATATGAATGCAGAATGGAAGGGCTGCAGACGTCTGGAGGTTACAGTGAGGATACTAATCTGGGGGAAGCGCCTAGTTTATTTATGCAAGCCAGTCAACAGGGATCTGCGAGAGAATCCACCCACTCGAATGTTAGCCTGGGAAAGGAGAGACTCCTCTGTGAACAAGCAAACCCAAACAGTGACATTCGCCTGGAGGGGCGCGACTCGTTCGTCAACACTTTGGCGAGCGCGGCGTTTAGCGGGATGGAAGACCCCCCCCAAAGTGTTGAGCGAGGGGGTGACCAAGCAAATGGTTTATCAAATGGTTTATCAAATGGTCCATCAAAGGGTCCATCAAATGGTCCATCAAATGGTCCACCAAATGGTCCACCAAATGACCAACCAAGTGACTGCCAAAATGGACTTATGATTGACCGCCCTGGCGAGGCGGCACCCCCAGAGGAAGGCCAGCAAACCGCCGAACTGAACAGAAGTAATTTTCACGACgggcaaaaggaagaactgGGGGGCCAAACGAGCAGCCACCCCTCGatcgaagaggaaaaagcgGACGAACATGCGGACGAACATGCCAAATGGAGCCTCCAAGAAGAGCacagcaaaataaagaaggGAACTACTCAACTGGAACTGAGCCAAAATGACCCTTCAGAAAGAAGCCACTCGAGCGATGTGAATGATTATACAATTTTAGGACAACGGGAAAGGGAAGCAGCAGTAGAGGTGGACTGTGCGTGGAATGTACCTGTCGAAGGCGAAACGTTCCTAGGGGAGAGCCCACATGGTGATTACTGCGAGGGtgataaaacaaatttaccGCCCCTTCAGGAGGAACCAAACGAGTTAATCAGTTCAGGTAAGCAgtatgaacatgttcaggtaAATACATGCAGCAGTGACTCCAAGGAAACACACGGAGAAGGCGAGGAAGTGAGATCCCTTTGTAAAGAAAACTCCAATGATGGGTTCGCAAACAAACTGACAAGTGTATCAccagaggaggaaaacaaaaaaaaggaaaacttcAACAtagaggagaagcaaaatgaaaaatgtaaaaatgatgacGAAGGGCTGGAGAAGGGGAATGGGCCAAGAGTTAGCGCCACCCCTGATGGGGCAATCAATTCTGCCGGCCTAGGCACTGACGCCAGTAGTAGTGATGACAGCATGGGGAGCAGCGAAAGAGCTGCGAACCAAATCGAAATGGATGGTCAAACAGGGGTGCTTCATGAAAGAACTCAAAAtgaaggccaaaaaaaaagagacatTACGGAGGTGGGAGATGATTCCCATTTAAGtaacgccaaaaaaaaaattaatttttctagCCCCGATAATAATACCCTAACGTGTGACCCCCAGGGGGGTGGAAACGACGATGCTGTAGAattggggggaagcaaaatgagCATAGCTCCGCGCGGTGCACTAGGGGTTGATGCGGCGCAGGCCGATGTGGAAGAGCTCTACACACCAAATGTAAACGCATGTGCGTCCACGCTAACTAGCGAATTGGTAGCTGCGCAGGGAGTGGAGGACATACCCCGTGAGGAAGCCACTGCAGGAAGGGAAACGCCAAACGAGGCCTTACAGCCATGCGGCATTGCACAGCCAAGTGGTATTGCACAGCCGTGCGGTGTCGAGAACCCATGCGGCGTTGCGCACCCGCGCAGCATTGCTCCTCCAAACGGAGCGGTGCATGCAAACACCCCGCCAAACGCGGGTACTACTTTTAACGCACCAGAAAATGCATGCGAGAAAATGCAGGACCTAGAAAGACTAGAAAACCCTGACACAGTGCCTACCCTGGTGAACCCCCAAATGGATCCTATTCCTCCGGAAGTGCATGCAGGAAGTGAAATCGCGCCATCGAATGAGGTCGCCCAGGCGGATGCACCCCCGACAAAATTGCCATGCACACCCTTTTACGTGCGTGACGCGGAAATGGAATTGCCCCGGGGGGAAACAAACGGAAAAGATGGAGAAGATGAAACGAACGTGGGTGGAAGtgcaagtggaaaaaatttaagcgGCCACACAATTGCAAACAATctcgaaaaagaaaatagcGCGCAGCGGCAAGTAGGTGTAGAGGGTGAGCTAGCCATAGAAGGGGAAATAGCCATAGGAGGCGAAATAACTGCAAAAGGCGAAATAACTGCAAAAGGCGAAATAGCTGCAAAGGGCGAAATAGCTGCAAAGGGCGAAATAGCTGCAAAGGGCGAAATAACTGCGGAAACCttgaaaaacgaaaagaaccCCAACTGGGGAAAAAACCAGAAGAGCGAAAAAATCGCGTCCAGTGAGAAAAGCGTTAAAGGCCAAAAAGGCACACCAAGGGTGCAAGCCGCGCAATCCACGCAAACCGCGCTAACCGCGCACGCGCCAAGCGCCGCCGTCGGTTCGCCCCCAGTTAGGAGCGGCATGAGCTTCGACGAGGTGCCCCCGAAAAATCCGAGCCAAAGTCCGAACCCTAAGCAGATTCAGAGGCAAAACTCGAAGCAGTTGCAGAGGCAGAACTCGAAGCAACTCCTGAAGCAAAACTCGAAGCAGTTCCCGTCTCAGCTCTCATCGCAGCTCCCATCGCAGCTCCCATCGCAACTCCCGCCGCAGCACGCAGAGAGGTACCCGTCTGACCACCAACAGTTCGCCATGGACCAAGGGACGAACAGCTTTTCGCCAAACCACCGTAGCAGTGTTGAACATGTAGGGGGGAACAACTTGCAGAAGGATTCCCCTCTGGAGAATCTAAAAAACGGTGCTACCATAAACGACCACGTGGATATGCGCACATTAGGTTTGGAGCCCCAAGGAGAGGAGCTGAAGGGACACCTGTCCTATGGCACAAATGGAATCATCGGTGGTGACCTGCCTCGCGGGAATCACGTGACGAGTCTCAAAGCGGCGGGTGTGGCCGGTCCCCACCACAGTGGGAATAGCCCAAACAGTGCAAACGGCGGAACTAGTCGACGTAGTGGGAGCGGTGGAAGTGGTGGAAGTGgcggaagcggtggaagcggtggaagcggtggaagcggtggaagctGCGTAAGCGCGGCCAACTTCATCAACGGAGAGCAGCTGGAGAGTTACCTGAGCGAGCAAATGAGGGGCGGCAATCCAGTGCACAGGGAACTTCCAATGGATAGCATCccaaaacaaataattaaaaaaaaggtaagtGAAGACACCACCATTCAGGAAAACGAGAACGACCACttggaatataaaaacagcGAAATGGTGATGAGGAAAATCAGCCAAGACACGATCGTTAACGATGTGATGGATGATAGCAACATGCCCTTGGAAAGGAACAAGGAAATgctttttaagaaaatgaCCCAAGAGACATCCATCAGCAGCATCCATAAGCCGAGCGTTGGCCACGTGAATAATGATCGCTTGGTGAAAAACATAAGTCTGGACACCACCATCAGCTGCATGCACAGCGAGAATGTCGGCGGGGTGGGCAAGGACCTCATCCTCCACAAGCTGAGTGAGCACGAGGCCGCGGGGGAGTTGCTCGGCGGAGTTAGCGGCATGAATAGGGTTGACTTGGTGAGCGGCATGGACGACGTGGACGGCATGCACCACGCGGATGGCAGAAATGGGGTGCATCACTCAGACGGCAGAAGCGGAATGCACCACTCAGACGGAAGAAGCGGAATGCACCACGCAGACGGAAGAGCCGCCTTACACCATGTGGACGACTCGAACGAAGAGAGCACGCGCGACGACCTGTACCACCACCACCCACAGCAGCAGCAAACGCAACAGCAAACGCAGCAGCAGCGAGCCCTGCACAGCCCGCAGAGCCAGATGAACGACCGCAACTTCAAAGAGGAAATGAACCTGCAAAGCTTGATGGGCTTCCAAGACCACCAAAGTCTAATCAACTGCGCACAGAACGACAGCCTGGGGAACCACTGCGAGATAAGGGCCGCCTACAACAACGGGATGAACAGCCACCCTATGCACGTCAACGGGAAAGAAGCAGAGATGTCCAGCAACGTAGATTTCACAGACGATAAATACAGCCAGTGGTTCGACACGATCTACACGGTGTGTGTAAAATTGGATGACCTTTGTTGCAAGTTAAATTCTGATTACCCTCACTCTATGCACATATGGGAGAGCAACGGCAACCCGAGTGTGTACGATTTGAAGAGTGCATTTCAGAACAGCAGCAGTTTAAAAATCTTTTCGCACAGCAGGCAAATGGATAAAGTGGCCGGGGGGGTCCCCACTGGGATCACTGCGGGTGTCTCCACTGGCATCGCGGCGACCGTCCCTCCGAGCCTCTATAACGACCTGAACAGCAGTGACAGCAGCGCTAATAGCAACTACAGGTATGCAGTCACCCACGTGGGCAGCCACAACGAAGGGGCGGTGAAAAAGCACGACCCCTTTGCGCAAGAAAACTTCGAAAATGGTCTTTCCgcacatgtaaaaaataattgcaaagAAGTTGGGCGCATGTACGGAATGAACAGCGTAAATGGCGTGAATAGCAACGCCCAGTATGTTAAAGATCTGGCCAGCGTCTACTCATCAGCTTGTGATGACCATTTGAAGAGGATCCAAACGAAGAATGAACATGCAAAGGCTGGCAGGAAAACACCACATGAGTATGCTCTCCATAGGGAAATGTATAACCATGGGAATAGTAACAATGCCCTGCAGGATGGTAGTGCCCTCCTCTatgagagagaaaaaaacggcTTGAAAACCGACATTGCAGCTTTACCCAGTGGTGCACTTTCGAAAGACGCCCTCGAATTGCTGCACGCGTATGGAAGAGCAGACCCGCGAGTGAATGACAGATTCAAGGCCGAACTGTATAACGCGCCTCCCCAGTATGGCACACACGGAGATGGTACAGACGGGGTAAACCACAGCAATAATTGTGGCCACCGAGGAGCAGCCCCCTTCAGTAGCGGCATCCCCACAGTTCTAAGCAACCACAGTGTAGACACCCACCCCAGAAATGGAGACGCCCTGTCCATGGCCAAAAATACAAACGCAAGGGGATTGATGCAGTACGTGAAGAATGAAAAGGACGGATATAACGATCCATTCAGCGACCCATTTAATGACCCATTTAACGACCCACTTAACGACCCATTTAACGACCCATTCAAGAACGCAAACGGGGCGACAGAAAACCCCAccaagagaaaaaaaggaggcaaaaaaaacacaaccAATAGCGGCAAaagtgtagaaaaaaaaagcataaaaaaatacggaACGGTCAATAGAACCAATaccaaaattataaaaaatgaaagcgaATTTGAGTACCTCTTGGAGTTATCCGATAAAGAAGGGCCCAATTTAGAAAACCCAGACGATCTAAAATGTGACGTCGCGGGGGTCTACTGGGATAAGAGGAGCTGGATTGCCTCCTGGTATGACAATGGAAAGCGCTACTATAAGTCATTCTCTGCAAAAACGCATGGTTTTTATAAGTCTAAATTTTGGGCTATCAAAGTTAGACTCTCCAAAGTTAAAGGCCAAACCATATTTGGGAAGAACTGCCGCAAGAATAAGGACGCCGAGGGCAGCAACAGTGTTCATAACAACCTCACCTTTAACAGCTCGATTGTCAGTGAGAATAATAACGTGCCTATTGGGAACGTCTAA
- a CDS encoding hypothetical protein, conserved (encoded by transcript PVX_092765A), with product MKLFFFSFALVYLLLVNNVNCLFKNLISGFYCNEENCYGILGVSETASVSEIRSAYHRHLTNLKNNYDSEKKKKIVKAYTVLANKRTRKYYDYYLKNPNSILNVIYFLFYCVFKLIKVIIALVIIGFLLCGFQYVNNKYQMKRRVQKLSKNKAFKKEVQNRIGLQHPDFRTYEMAMKRKVEEDIEVEVAHEMGLISNKRDEQFAFSDLIIVKLLILPKQIICYVLWNVKWLIKYHILNDEYDESDKLYITRKCLNIPAHRWDALSEEDKKMLLKKQLWVKEIQEEFFEEQREKERLSKISSAKYKKQVRMKKKGSSFNYND from the exons ATGAAgctgttcttcttctccttcgcgcTGGTTTACCTCCTGCTGGTGAACAACGTGAACTGCCTGTTCAAAAatctgatcagcgggttttaCTGCAATGAGGAGAACTGCTACGGGATTTTGG gtgTAAGCGAAACGGCCAGCGTGAGCGAAATCAGGTCGGCCTACCACAGGCACCTgacgaatttgaaaaataactACGActcggaaaagaaaaaaaaaattgtgaaagcATACACCGTCTTGGCTAACAAACGAACGAGGAAATATTATGATTACTATTTGAAGAACCCAAACAGCATCCTCAACGTGATttacttccttttctattGTGTATTTAAGCTCATAAAGGTGATAATCGCGTTGGTAATTATTGGCTTCCTCCTATGTGGCTTCCAATAcgttaataataaataccaaatgaagaggagggTCCAGAAGTTGTCGAAAAATAAAGCCTTTAAGAAGGAGGTGCAAAACAGGATAGGGTTACAGCACCCAGATTTCCGCACCTACGAGATGGCCATGAAGAGGAAGGTAGAAGAAGACATCGAGGTGGAAGTGGCACACGAGATGGGACTGATAAGCAACAAAAGGGATGAACAGTTTGCCTTTTCAGATTTAATAATTGTTAAGCTGTTGATTCTTCCCAAACAGATTATCTGCTACGTCCTATGGAATGTCAAGTGGTTGATAAAGTACCACATTTTGAATGACGAGTATGATGAGAGTGATAAGTTATACATCACGAGGAAGTGCCTCAACATTCCGGCCCATAGGTGGGATGCCCTCTCGGAGGAGGATAAGAAAATGCTTTTGAAGAAGCAGCTGTGGGTGAAGGAGATTCAAGAGGAGTTTTTCGAAGAGCAGCGCGAGAAGGAGCGACTCAGCAAGATCTCCAGCGCCAAGTATAAGAAGCAGGTgcggatgaagaagaagggcaGCAGCTTTAACTACAACGATTAG
- a CDS encoding DNA-directed RNA polymerase I, putative (encoded by transcript PVX_092770A) → MKGVKFRDNFVKLKEEGPRNATTTNFYGSYFLSENEHLFDINEFEKNLEMKMHKNEENLLILEVKNLNVSIANALRRIMLAEVPTIAIEKVNIFQNTGIIADEILCHRLGLIPFKFDADLINFKEEYEKYNHLNCFCFKLHVKFTKKAGSSETCQSIYSRDLKWCPINEHQKARFQKNPPRVVDDNILITKLSNGQEIELICFLEKGIGKTHAKWSPVCTAVYKMYPAFSFNTCEKFTQEEKKDLVNICPKNVFDVEDSDTLVAKNPLNCSSCRVCIEKYPKKISFEKVKNHFIFTIESTGCFSSADIFRKALLILKDKVVSVKEVLEDQTKA, encoded by the coding sequence ATGAAGGGCGTGAAGTTCAGAGACAACTTCGTGAAGCTGAAGGAAGAGGGGCCCCGAAACGCGACGACGACCAATTTCTACGGATCGTATTTCCTCTCCGAAAATGAGCACCTGTTTGATATAAacgaatttgaaaagaaCCTCGAAATGAAgatgcacaaaaatgaagagaactTGCTAATTttggaagtaaaaaatttaaacgtATCAATTGCAAATGCCCTAAGGAGAATAATGCTGGCAGAGGTACCCACCATCGCGATTGAAAAAGTTAACATATTTCAAAACACAGGAATAATTGCAGACGAAATTTTGTGCCATCGTTTGGGGTTAATCCCATTTAAGTTTGACGCTGATTTGATAAACTTCAAAGAGGAAtacgaaaaatataatcacttaaattgtttttgttttaagCTTCATGTGAAGTTTACGAAGAAGGCTGGAAGTAGTGAGACGTGTCAGAGCATCTACTCCAGGGACCTAAAATGGTGCCCCATTAATGAACACCAGAAGGCACGCTTTCAAAAGAACCCCCCCAGAGTTGTAGATGATAATATACTGATTACCAAATTAAGTAATGGGCAGGAGATAGAATTGATTTGCTTTTTGGAGAAAGGGATTGGAAAGACTCATGCCAAGTGGTCTCCTGTTTGCACTGCCGTTTATAAAATGTACCCtgcgttttcttttaatacATGTGAAAAGTTCACccaggaggaaaaaaaagacttgGTAAATATATGCCCGAAAAATGTCTTTGATGTTGAGGACAGTGACACCTTGGTTGCCAAGAACCCCTTGAATTGCTCCTCCTGCAGAGTGTGCATAGAGAAGTACCCCAAAAAGATTTCCTTTGAGAAGGTTAagaatcattttattttcaccatCGAGTCCACgggctgcttctcctcggCCGACATCTTCAGGAAGGCCCTCCTCATCCTCAAGGACAAGGTCGTCAGCGTCAAGGAGGTCTTGGAGGACCAGACCAAGGCCTAG